Genomic DNA from Nicotiana tabacum cultivar K326 chromosome 21, ASM71507v2, whole genome shotgun sequence:
GCTAACTGGCATCGacctaaataaaataaaaatgtaccTCAAGTAGAAAACAGTCCATCGAAAAACTGTTTTTGTATAATTTGGGAGACATCCCCCTCTAGTATGATTTGCACCGTCCATTTCGATTTCGATTCGGTTCAGATGAGAACCTCGAGGAGGAATCGCAAAAACCCGGGGgactttgggggggggggtgttgcTTGAATCCCATCCATGGGAATGAGTCTATGACGGTGCATATTCAAAGAAGTTTTGAGTTGCAGAACTGTAAATTAAAGAGATGGATACTTATTGACACAAAGAATACTAGACTCAGGTTTTTCTTAATATTCGGTGTAGTTTGTTCTGCGATCGTTTCTTCATGCTTTCATGATGATGATATCTTAAATAGTCAAGTCATACATTTTCTGCTTTTATCTATTATTTAGTCAGTTATTTATACTGGATTATTGTATTGATGTTGCTAAGATGGTGAGATTTTAGGTGAAAGGGCCTTCTGGAGAACAGATTCATGATCTTCGTGACAAAATAAGCGAGAAGTCCGAGTTTGTAGCTCATCATGAAGGAATTTACCGTTTCTGTTTCACTAACAAGTCGCCCTATCATGAAACCGTTGACTTTGATCTACACGCTGCTCACTTTGTATACCATGATGAGCATGCAAAAGATGGTGCGCGTGCTACTTTGCTTTATCTTGGTTTCGACTTCTTATACTTATATTAGATATTTTACTTGATTTGTTTGAGACTTGCAGAGCATTTCAAGCCTTTGTTTGAGCACATCGGAAAGCTAGAAGAAGCTTTATACAACATTCAGTTTGAGCAGCACTGGCTAGAGGCCCAGACAGACCGTCAGGCAATAGGTATTGATATAGTAATGTTTACTCTTTTTTCTTGTGGTTTCTTACATGAAGCAACTTCAACTGCATCAGTACCAATTTGTGATAGAATTCAGTTACCTTTTCCCTTTAGCACGCCTTTAgaatggggtaatttttccctttcAATTTTCCTCCTTTGGGATGTCTGTCTTGTTTTGAGAGTTTAGTATATCAAAATTAAACACTAGTCTTGGAAATCCATGATTCATGCCTGTCACCCACCTAGAATTAATTTGCAGTAAATGGTAATCAGCTGAGCTACATAGAGTTGTTCACTTCTGCTCATCAACGTGGGCATCCAATAATAGTTTGAATATCAAGTTGATGTAAAAGTTAAGCCTATTAACTCAATTCACTTTTGCAGTCGTTCTCTTGGGATTTACATTATATATCTGGAATTTagtggtttaaatatttcacctTTGCTGTGACATAGCGGCAGTTGGATTTTCATTGTGTTGTCTCAATGAGGAACAATGCCACAACATGAGAATATCGTTCCTTTCCGTGTATAAATTTCTCATTGGATTGACTCAATGAGACACAACAGGAGAATAATTTTTCTTCCTTTATATTTTATACAACAACATAATATTCCTTAATCCCAAACAAGTtagggtcggctatatgaatttTTACTCAATTTAAATTATCTCATGTCAATATTAtgcaaatacaaataaaaagtaCTTCATCCGTCTCAATTTTTGTGTTCTTATTAGTTCGTTCCCAAAAAGAATTACACATTTCCATATTTGAAAAggatttaactttaaacttttttttctttttttgatgaaGGACTTTAGACtttttattttaactattttactcttaatgaaggggagccttggcgtaattgattaagttgctgccatgtgaccaggaggtcacgagttcaagccgtggaaacagcctcttgcagaaatgcagggtaagactgcatacaatagacccttgttgTCACGTcccaacctcgggaagcgcgaccgacgctcaaccgagtgaacccggtcgagcaagcctgttaaatACTTTCTatccaactcacccatgatcaagagaagacatgatttcattaattagacagtaggaagATCATATATACAATACTAAATCGTCTCATTGGTTACATcacctttaagtctcaaaatacacatattcttataGTTTGAGTGGAATATGTGAttaaaacacaacataacttgtttgacctttctagcacccatgtacaaccaACAtagtatctacggagcctctaaaagatacaaaagagtgttatgtTAGTGCCAGCAACAAGACCCCGACTATACCTCGAGAcatgataataatatgaacaaaagatacaatacgtgaccccgagatgaagtggggctcaccaagtctgatgggaagaggatgtaccactatcgctgatcaacactgcctgctatggaaccacctgcatccatttaaagatgtagcgcccccggcaaaagggacgttagtactgtcgaatagtactagtatgtaaaactaaacaccatctcaatagaatgaataataatacaagggggaacaATCAAGTATTCAATAAGAGtttcaaataatgctaaaacatcagtttaaggatcacataagttttcaagtcaatttccatgctattaggttgggtgatctttagtgccgatataccatgattcacaataccaccatatTCTTACATGGAgcccgatcacgacccgatcggcttggtcgtctcatttgagacatcaaccataatgacaatttcattataattttcAGCATAGTCACCACCATATGTGcatcatggcgtccgatcacagctcgatcggctaggtcgtctcacccaagacattacctttttcagtcaatcatcttacctcatacttctttcatatcctttcgattcattggcaccggtggccataattataacgtcattcttggcacttggccgtattttaTAATTCCCGTTCCCCTTTccatattcaaacatcattatcattatcaacaacaataagacttcccattcaagacattaaattcacatatgagcaatttgtgagtcttaggcacatagatgcttttcatacaatttggcataacaacctttatttcgattttgacttgaagtcttaacatttctaacacatattccacattttgaacacatcctcaaatggcaagataacatgatgaagcatttagaataaatattgaatatacatccttcaacacaaacacattaggaTTAACCAAATTtataatgatcaatttgggacttacaccaattacatgaacaccgtgggattcgattctaagaagaagggggtttagccaacatacctcaattgagcttcctttaaactctaaaacgttccggaattcttagcaacttcgatctattttagaaatataacaagttggaccaaaattaggaagatggtcatgattctagctcatttaagtacattatcaaacactaggtgtacattaatatttttaagacccttttgtgaaagattccatcattccccaacccattctctaccatttttagctcacaaccttcccacattctttgataacacatgcatgcaatatAACAACTCCGatacccaagaattgtctttCTAATTATTCCCTTTTTAGtagattttcgaaattaagagctagggcatagattcttacctttaagaTGAGGACtttctttgttaatcctcaatgattgagcaagaattgttgGATATTAGGTTGAATGTTACttccccactctaagaactctttctcactctaaaaatatcagaaatatgctcaaaaatggactatggcatatgttttaacaaaatagggtcgggtttaaaaacccaaaaaataaagctccggaacaggGTATGCGGTCTGCAGAATAGGCCGCATAATTGCCCTCCAGAACTAGGCCTGTTCATTTgaatcggatatccgaaatccgaaccgatccgttcaattttggatttcggattggatcggatttcgaattgtgtttattaaaatttcggatttcggatcggattcggatcggtataattttaatataatccgatccgaaatccgaaattattagggcATGTATAAATTCTAAACTTTAATTCGGATAATTAATACTTCCTTTACATtttcctccaagttattacctttacaattgatGGATTTAGCTctattggcaccatagtactctcataattgtataaacatgaatttttcttattgtattgcctcttttacaaagaaaatatacatatgagtttgcaactttgaggcataataatccgatccgaaatccgaaaatccgatccgatattaattcggatcggattcggattgcattttctagaatccgaaatccgaaaatccgatccgaaatgtgctaaatccgatccgatccatgcACAGCCCTATCCAGAATTGGACAAATCTGACtcggtctgcggtcattatgcggcccgcagacctgttctgcggtcgcataatgcgccatagaacctccctccgaaaaatctCAAAGCTGGATATGCGATcagagtgcggcccgcgaaatggttttgTGGTCACATAATGGGCCGCGAATGacatcaaaaatggcccaaaagactgtctcactctgcgaccattatgcggtccgcagagtgattctgcggccgcatagtgggccgcagaagtgCATTTCTTCTGCccaaatttttcctttacttttcagtgcattgttcaacccaaaaagtccgagccgtggctcgcaagctcgccgcgaagaatttatacaatcctcaaacacgtaagcccagTTCAgtaccacgaaacattatttttcctttgcgaaatcttacggggccttacacttgTGGTCCAGGTTGCCCTTTTCATTTTACTGAACCGGGTTGCCCTTTTCATTTCTCTTAATGAAAattttttatagccacacaaaagcTTTTACtatttaagcttttaagaccacaagtttcagaagttttattttttcttatactTTGTGTCGAGTCAAACTACGTCATAtcaattgaaatggagggagtattagAAGTTTAGTATATCTTCCAAACATACAAACCTCTGAAAGGTTAATACCTATAGTAAAAGTGCTAATGACTAAACCACTCCTTAAAGCATAATACCTATAGTAAAAGTGCTAATGACTAAAACATATTTCTTACTAATATGTATCGTCTATATAGATATTTTTCTTTCGTTGTGTTTTATCTTTTGCTTAATCTGCAGGGATCCCTAGAAATCGTATCTCCTTCGAGACAACTGCCTTCCATACAATTTTAGATCTACCTCATCCTCTTTGAATACCTTCACTAACCATGGTGACACACCTACAAACGGGTGCATCTGAAGGTCGACTCAGGACATGATCAAACCATCTCAAACAACGTTCCCTCACTTTATCCTCGTGTGCTACTTTAACTTTCTTCCAAATGTAAATCATTTCTAATTATCTAATCTTGTATGACCAGACATCTATCTTAGAGTCCGCCAGTATACTACGTATGTTTTTACTTTTTGCATCTCAAACTTAGACTTCATCATATGAAGTTGTCTCCCCAGATTAGCTGCAGTCATGAAAGTGTGCATGGTCTCACAGATGTAATTCCTACTAATGCAGTGAATGAAGGAATGAGCAAAAGAGCCGTCTACAAAGCTCTGTTCGAGTCTTCAGCTCTTATTTGTGTTAGTTTTCTGCAAGTATTCCTCCTCAAGAATTTGTTCGAAAGAAAGCTGGGGCAGTCCAGAGTTTAGCTTTTGGCACAGGGATGATGATATTCTTCTGCCAAACCTTGTAAACTTTAGATGTATTAATTTTTTGTGCCTTTTTCTGAAGGCAGATCCCACAGAAACTAGAATCACAGATGTTTTAttcataaattatgttatttcaGTACTACATTCTTTCAGGATTTAGTGAGATTTTCCTAACAACATGCGTGCGGTTTCTAATCTTACTCCAAAATTACAGATCCTTAGGTTGTTAAAAGTTTTCTAAAATCCTGTTATTTGGTAGTTTAACAGATGTCAGCAATTATATAGCAATTTTACACATACAACTCCAAATGGCTGCATAATGCAAGTTAGTCGTGAATACGCAATAAGTTGGTAAGCTTGGGACCAGAAAAATCTATGCAAACAAGATATGATTGTGATGAAATTTTCAGAATAATAATAGTTGAGATGTGCTCTACTAACCACACGTATATGAAAGCAATCGAAAACTTGTCTGCTAAATGTAAAATACAAAATACATCATATAGGTACAACACAAAATACAAGTTTACAAGACAAAAACGACTTGAGCAGTTCCTCTGTCTCCAGCGCCAACACAAAGGGAGTTCTGGAGTTCGTTATGAATATGAATCCAATATTCGACGTGGGCAGATAGATAACCTTGTCAGGATTCTGCATGGGGGCTTTGCATGCAGCAAAACCAttttttctgcaaaataaaacaTAACGTGAGATCCTAAAAGATAACAGGAATGTTTCAGAGGTTCACCAGAGAAATGTTAGTGTCCGTTCAAACAACATGACAACCCAGTTGTTGGGTAAGTTAACCTAACATTAAGATCCACAGTCATAACTAGCCACAAAGATAAATTTCAAAGAGAGGacaaacaaaaataacaacagcaacaacatgACAACAGGCGACCAAGTCTTCCCAACTTTCACCATCATGCAGCATGTCAGGAGAAAAGATacggaagaaaataaaaagatagtATATTCTAAAATAAAATTGCGTGTACCTTTCTCCTTTTTTCCAATACCTTCAACAGAATAGGGGATTTGCACAATTTGTAGTCATGTTTTTTGTCACACTGGCTCAAGCATTTATAAAATCTTTGacttacaataacaacaacaacaaacccagtggaATCCCACGCGTCATAAGTGGAgtttgggagggtagtgtgtaagcAGATCTTACCGAACATGTTGGGATTAAAGGGGTAATATCACTTGCTTCACCCCCcccaaacccaaaaaaaaaaaaaaaaaaaccacccAAATGGAAGTTACTACCGGGTGGAATTCTTCAAATTCTCTAGTTATTTGTCCCAAGTACAAGCTAAAACACCAAACTTACCTGACAATTAACTCCAAACTTAAAATAGAAAGTTCCATTCAAGAGAAGTCAAAACAAAAGGAGTAAAAAGACCCGTTTTCAGCACCAGGGTATAAGATCCCATGTACAGTCCTTCACTTGTTATAGATGCTCACATCCAGAAGAACCCATGCCCAACTTAGAAACAAagtttttctaattaattttCTATTCAACTTAGTTAGACGAAAGTATGCAATAAGTAAATTACAAATTTTATGCTTTGTCTAACAGGAAAGAAATCTTTATTCTTTCTCCATTTATCAAAATTTAAGAAGCCAACACAGTGTGGTGTTTATGAAGACTATTTTATTAGGAGCAAGAGTTTTACCTATGAGTGGAGTGTTAGACAGAAAAGACAGGACACAGGCACCACAAAATTGTATTTAGctttaaatatcataaataaagttttcaaatatattaaaatatgaaatattgtATAAGAAATCACAAGAAATATTTACAAAAATGGAGTAATCTCTTTATGAATATTTTATATCACCAATTATTATTTATAGAACATTTTACATAAACTATagttaaacacataagagaaaatGTTTTGTGGCCCATTATCCGAGTTTCGAAGCTAGAAAACAACGATTTCTCAGTTATCAGAATAACATGCCATGGGGCGTTCATGCAAACTAGTGAATTTCTCGCTGGAGAAGTTCACTACCTAGACCTAGAACGATTTCCGAGTCGAGTCCCTACATTGGCTTAAGCTTATTTTATCGTTGATCATCCCAGTTTAGACCCTCAACTCCATTGAGGTTTTTATAAATTTGATTAGGCGCTTTGTATGAAGGTTAGCCAGCTTCGATGGATTATGCTTGGGCAACAATGCAGTTCCTCCACCCTATATGAAGTATGCGACTATCCTATTGACCCTATAtatacactaaaaatattttggatCATTTTTAGACAAGAGtaggttgctctagtggtgagcacccttaacttccaaccaagaggttgtgagttcgagtcaccccaagagcaaggtggggagttcttggatggagggagccgatggtctatcagaaacagcctctctaccccagggtaggggtaaggtctgcgtacacactaccctccccagaccccactagtgggattatactgggttgttgttttATGAAGTTTAATCTCTCAATTTTCTCCTAATTTCAGCTCATTCGCGATCAAACTCTTTCGCTGATCTTTCAAGTAATATTGACTACTTGATTACAATGTGATTgacaatttattttgaaaaatgtttCATGAAGAACACACCAAATCAGGACAATAGTATCATAGACAGATGCTACTAAAGATAGCCTAAAAGCGGCTTAAGCTTGGACATTGGATAACACTCCGGCCATTCTTTCTTCtcctttattctttatttttttcttcggTTGGGGTGGGGAGGGGTGGGGGATGATGGAGCGGCTATGGTATTTCACCTCTTTGATAATAGAAATCTTATGTTTTATACGCAAAAACTCTTTATATGAAGATGTATGCTATAACAACAAAAATTATCTCAGTTTTAATTGTGTGAAGATATTTGGTTAggaatacataaaataaaataagtggtAAAAGAGAGAGGAGGAAAAAGAAGATCATAGTGGTAAAAAAGTTCACATTGAGTTATAAGATCAACTTACAGCTTGAGGTTTGAACGGGTCTGCTGCTTGCTTTGTATTGGAATCAGCCTTTGAAGGTGATTCTGGATTGCCACCTGTTTTTTTCTCATTTCGGGCCTTGTTGAAGATCACCGTGAATCCCTCTGCTGAAGCTGGGTCATTGACATCCCACTCACCAAACTTAGGCAATGGTTGACCCTTCTCCTGCTGATGGTTAGACATAAAAAGGGAAACAAGAAAACGTAAATAATTGGACAAACATGAGAATACTCCCTGATATATTAATGTATGTATATTGTTAAGCATGCACATTGGAGTTCCTGAAGTAAGACTATTCGGAAATTCTTTTTGATCCTTCTTATTTACTTCTTTAAAACCTTATTTGATGGAAATCACGTGATCTTATGCGCTTAAAAGGAGCTAGTTCCCTAAAATTTTATTCTACAAGTTAAACTAAGTAATCTAAGCATGGTCAAATTCTCCATGTCTTCCAAATCCCAATATGCAACCAAACAAAAAGACACCACCAGATTTCCCCTTCTATTTTCTTGCATGAACTGCAGTTCATATCAAAGCTGATCCAGAGCATCTGAGTTGCATAAATCGAGGTACGTGATAAAAGGATTGTTCTTTGATACATGACAAGGATCTGATCATAGGGCTCGCTCAGTGATTGGAACAATATACATATGTGAATTCCCAAGTAACAGGTTTAGATCTATAGGGGCC
This window encodes:
- the LOC107787713 gene encoding transmembrane emp24 domain-containing protein p24beta2 isoform X2; protein product: MMRSEVWMAVTILVVAWNFNGAFGIRFVIEKEECFSHKVEMGETVHYSFVVIKSDGSWHYSEEEGVDLVVKGPSGEQIHDLRDKISEKSEFVAHHEGIYRFCFTNKSPYHETVDFDLHAAHFVYHDEHAKDEHFKPLFEHIGKLEEALYNIQFEQHWLEAQTDRQAIGIPRNRISFETTAFHTILDLPHPL
- the LOC107787713 gene encoding transmembrane emp24 domain-containing protein p24beta2 isoform X1 is translated as MMRSEVWMAVTILVVAWNFNGAFGIRFVIEKEECFSHKVEMGETVHYSFVVIKSDGSWHYSEEEGVDLVVKGPSGEQIHDLRDKISEKSEFVAHHEGIYRFCFTNKSPYHETVDFDLHAAHFVYHDEHAKDEHFKPLFEHIGKLEEALYNIQFEQHWLEAQTDRQAIVNEGMSKRAVYKALFESSALICVSFLQVFLLKNLFERKLGQSRV
- the LOC107787733 gene encoding protein NOI4 isoform X2 encodes the protein MSEKGQPLPKFGEWDVNDPASAEGFTVIFNKARNEKKTGGNPESPSKADSNTKQAADPFKPQAKKWFCCMQSPHAES
- the LOC107787733 gene encoding protein NOI4 isoform X1, translating into MSQEKGQPLPKFGEWDVNDPASAEGFTVIFNKARNEKKTGGNPESPSKADSNTKQAADPFKPQAKKWFCCMQSPHAES